Genomic segment of Bacteroidales bacterium:
GATCCTGCAGGGCGCGGATGGAGGCGTGTAGTTGCATCTCCAAATCCTGTCGATGTCATGAATTGGCAAATTGTAGAACAACTTGCAAGAAGTGGGCATATTGTTATAACCGTTGGTGGTGGTGGAATACCTGTTTTTATCGATGAAAATAATCAAATGGAAGGTATTGATGCAGTCATTGACAAAGACCTAGCTTCGGCTACATTAGCAACCAAAATTCGCGCTGACGAATTCTATATTTTGACCGACGTCCCATATGTTTACATCAATTTCAAAAAACCAGATGAAAAAAAATTAGAGCAACTTACCATAGAGGATGCAGAAAAATACCTCCAAGAAGGTCAATTTGCAGAAGGAAGTATGGCTCCCAAAGTTCGAGCCTGTATTCGTTTTTTGAGAAATGGAGGGAAAAAGGCAGTTATCACAGAGGCAACTCAACTTAAAGATAACAAAGGCACAAAAATTATTTTTTAGTGAAAAAATTTTTAATTTTGATCATTAAAATTCGTCATTATGGTTTGTCCTAATTGTAAAGTAGAATTGAAAGCGGATGCTAGTTTTTGCCATGAGTGTGGATATCCATTGCAAAAAGCTTCCGAGCAAGAATCCCAAGAAAAAAATCAACAGTTAACCAGTAACGTAGATCAACCTTCGAACCGCGTTCAAGACAATTCAGTAAAAATAGATGTTTCACATTTTACTGTTCAAAATTGGATATTTTTTGGTGTAGCTGTTCTTGGAGCTTTAGGTTGTCTTTTGCCATGGGCACGTGTAAATGTTTTCTTTTATGTTGCTAGCATAAATGGTATGAAAGCTTGGCAAGGCGTTGTTTCTTTTATTTTGTTTTTGGGCATAATTGCCTACATGTTTTTGGAAAAAGCATTAAAGATAGATGAAAAAAGCCGCCATATGCTGAAAATGGTTGTTAATGTTGCTGTACCAGGTTTGATAACACTTCTTCTTTTATTGGTTTTGATTGACATTCTTTCGACAAACATGGTAAGCCCTTCTATTGGAATTTTTCTTTCGATTGCAAGTAGCGTTTTTCTGATTTTAATGGGTTTAAACATAGTGAAATTTAATAAATAATACTTATGAAATTTTGTCCTTATTGTGGCCATACACTTGATGGAACAGAAAAAATTTGTCCATTTTGTGGTAAAAATTTACAAAAAGAACCCTTACACCAACAACCACCTCCCATTGAATCTCCTATGACCACTCAAAATACAATTCAAAGCAACACTAATAAAGAAAAAAAACGGACTGGTGCGGGTTGGATAATATTTATACTTATTCTCATTTTGCTTTTATTAGGAATTGGAGTGGGAGCATACTTGGTATATGAAGGTTATATTCCTCAGGAACAAGTCTCCTTTTTGCCCCCAGTGGTGTTAGAATGGTTAACCCCACAGAAAAAAAACGTGTCAAATACCACTAATCTTCAAATTCCACAGAAACTTTATTATGTCACTTATGCTTTCAATATTGTTGATGGAATGAAAATTTTGATTATTTCGTCTGTAATGGAACCGTCATTTCCTGAAAAATCCAATAAATTTGGAGCCGAAAAGGCATTTATTGAAATGTTGAAAATTAGATATGCTAAAACATATTTTCACTTTTTGAAAACCATTCGAACAAAAGTTTACAAGGACAAGGTTAAAGCTTTGGATGATAGGGAAAAGATAAAACGTGAGTTTGAACGAGATGGTTACAAGGTTGAAGTGATGGAAGTTATTTATTAAAAACGATATACCATGGGATTCAACCTCAAAAACAGAAGTTTTTTAAAGTTACTGGATTTTAAACCAGAGGAAATTAAGTTTTTGTTGCAATTGTCGGCAGATTTAAAAAAAGCCAAGTATGCTGGAACGGAAGTTCCACGTTTAACGGGAAAAAATATCGTACTGTTATTTGAAAAAGATAGCACTCGGACAAGATGTGCTTTTGAAGTAGCTGCTTTTGATCAAGGAGCTCGTGTTTCTTACATTGGACCAACAGGATCTCAAATGGGTAAA
This window contains:
- the arcC gene encoding carbamate kinase, coding for MNTLAVVAFGGNALLRNGQKGFYHEQVQNVRETCENLLPLIQKGYDIVIGHGNGPQVGNVLLQHHAGEIMYGVTSQPMHFCVSETQGSIAYLIEQQLQNILQKHGIKKHVISIVTRVLVDPSDPAFKNPTKPVGPYYKKEEADKMSELHGWIFKEDPAGRGWRRVVASPNPVDVMNWQIVEQLARSGHIVITVGGGGIPVFIDENNQMEGIDAVIDKDLASATLATKIRADEFYILTDVPYVYINFKKPDEKKLEQLTIEDAEKYLQEGQFAEGSMAPKVRACIRFLRNGGKKAVITEATQLKDNKGTKIIF
- a CDS encoding zinc ribbon domain-containing protein, which encodes MKFCPYCGHTLDGTEKICPFCGKNLQKEPLHQQPPPIESPMTTQNTIQSNTNKEKKRTGAGWIIFILILILLLLGIGVGAYLVYEGYIPQEQVSFLPPVVLEWLTPQKKNVSNTTNLQIPQKLYYVTYAFNIVDGMKILIISSVMEPSFPEKSNKFGAEKAFIEMLKIRYAKTYFHFLKTIRTKVYKDKVKALDDREKIKREFERDGYKVEVMEVIY
- a CDS encoding zinc ribbon domain-containing protein; this translates as MVCPNCKVELKADASFCHECGYPLQKASEQESQEKNQQLTSNVDQPSNRVQDNSVKIDVSHFTVQNWIFFGVAVLGALGCLLPWARVNVFFYVASINGMKAWQGVVSFILFLGIIAYMFLEKALKIDEKSRHMLKMVVNVAVPGLITLLLLLVLIDILSTNMVSPSIGIFLSIASSVFLILMGLNIVKFNK